A region from the Candidatus Paracaedimonas acanthamoebae genome encodes:
- a CDS encoding efflux RND transporter permease subunit translates to MFTKIVEFSLKNRWLILFLYMAAVIYGSLIVPKMPIDVFPDLNRPTVTLLTEAPGFAPEEVEKQVTFPIETAMNGLPGVMRVRSTSGIGLSIVYVEFDWGTDIYRNRQLVNERLNTTLSQLPANVIPALGPVTSIMGEILLVGISSQRGETSPMDLRTIADWTMRPRLLSIPGVAQVIPIGGEVKEYQVQPLNHRMLGYNVSLDDLLKSLEGFAQNTTGGYFEKFKTESLVRFLGLTNKLEDLKKTPLKYQGAHALTLDQVSHVVFAPTVKRGDASINGKPSVILSIQKQPGADTASLTRDIEKSLKELQKTMPADVKVDQILFKQATFIENSIRNVEEALRDGAILVLIILFAFLMNFSTTFISITAIPISILITAVIFHQFGLSINTMTLGGLAIAIGELVDDAVVDVENILRRLKLNAKLTTPLPLIQVIKDASVEVRSSIIYATLTVVLVFLPLFALSGIEGRLFSPLGVAYIVSILASLLVSITLTPVLSYYLLPRIKAIKHGDSWLVRHLKELDTKVLQWSFTHPKIPILTTILLTLLAAASVPFLGKSFLPSFNEGTVTINLRLPPGTALEETNRVGTIAEKLVLEVPEVLSVGRRSGRAELDEHAEGVYSSEIDIDLKSSKRSREEVLSDLRRRLATLPNAVINIGQPISHRLDHLLSGVRAELAIKIFGEELNQLRESADKVKSLMKDIKGITDLQVEQITLIPQVQIIPKREEALKYGINVNTLGETIETLLSGKIVTQILEGARRYNLVVRLPVAERADLDKIRNMLIDSPAGKIPLWFVADIQETQGPNQISRDNTQRRIVVFANTKDRALGDVAEDVQKKLLSLKLPEGYFIKFEGQFESQKSATQLIFLLSLLSLMGIFILLNSHFKSAPLTLIIMANVPMALIGSVVAIWVTNQTLSVASLVGFITLTGIATRNGILKISHYLHLMKYEGEKFTKEMIIRGSLERLSPVLMTALVAAFALIPLLIGGDQPGKEILHPVAAVIFGGLISSTLLDTILTPVVFWLVGQRLIETQKLIIEEEKN, encoded by the coding sequence ATGTTTACAAAGATTGTTGAATTCTCCTTAAAAAATAGATGGCTTATCCTCTTCTTATATATGGCTGCTGTCATCTATGGCTCTTTAATTGTGCCTAAAATGCCAATTGACGTCTTCCCAGATCTCAATAGGCCCACTGTAACCCTTTTAACAGAAGCCCCAGGCTTTGCTCCCGAGGAAGTGGAAAAGCAAGTAACCTTTCCTATCGAGACAGCCATGAACGGACTTCCTGGTGTCATGCGTGTGAGATCTACCTCTGGCATTGGTCTTTCGATTGTCTATGTTGAGTTTGACTGGGGCACCGATATTTATCGTAATCGGCAGCTTGTAAATGAAAGGCTTAATACGACACTCTCACAACTTCCTGCTAATGTTATCCCTGCTTTAGGGCCTGTGACTTCCATTATGGGTGAAATCCTTCTTGTTGGAATAAGCTCTCAACGAGGTGAGACTTCTCCTATGGATTTAAGAACGATTGCAGATTGGACTATGCGGCCTCGGCTTTTAAGCATTCCAGGGGTGGCTCAAGTGATTCCAATTGGCGGTGAAGTAAAGGAGTATCAAGTTCAACCTTTAAATCACCGAATGCTGGGATACAATGTAAGCTTAGATGATCTTTTAAAAAGTCTTGAGGGGTTTGCTCAAAATACAACGGGCGGTTACTTTGAAAAATTTAAAACAGAGTCATTGGTTCGTTTCTTAGGCCTTACAAACAAGCTTGAGGATCTTAAAAAGACACCGCTTAAATATCAAGGCGCCCACGCATTAACGCTTGATCAGGTGAGCCATGTTGTCTTTGCACCTACTGTTAAAAGAGGAGATGCCAGCATTAATGGAAAGCCTTCTGTTATTCTTTCAATTCAGAAGCAGCCAGGCGCTGATACAGCTTCTTTAACACGCGACATTGAAAAAAGCCTTAAAGAGCTTCAAAAGACAATGCCTGCAGATGTTAAAGTGGATCAAATTCTCTTCAAACAAGCCACCTTCATTGAAAACTCAATCCGTAATGTAGAAGAAGCTTTAAGAGACGGGGCTATTTTAGTCCTTATCATCCTTTTTGCTTTCCTGATGAACTTTAGCACAACCTTTATCAGTATTACCGCAATTCCTATTTCAATTCTAATTACGGCCGTTATCTTTCATCAATTTGGCTTATCCATTAACACCATGACCTTAGGGGGGCTTGCAATTGCCATTGGAGAGCTTGTGGATGACGCTGTTGTTGATGTTGAGAATATTTTAAGGCGCCTTAAATTAAATGCTAAACTCACGACCCCTTTACCCCTTATTCAAGTGATTAAAGATGCTTCAGTTGAGGTGAGAAGTTCAATCATTTATGCAACCTTGACCGTCGTGCTTGTTTTTCTGCCTCTTTTTGCATTAAGCGGTATTGAAGGCAGACTCTTTAGTCCTTTAGGGGTTGCCTATATCGTCTCAATTCTAGCCTCGCTTCTTGTGTCGATCACCTTAACGCCTGTTTTATCTTATTATCTACTTCCGCGTATTAAGGCGATAAAGCATGGTGATAGCTGGCTTGTCAGGCACCTTAAAGAGTTAGATACCAAAGTCCTTCAATGGTCATTCACGCATCCTAAAATTCCTATTCTTACAACAATCTTACTTACCCTTTTAGCAGCTGCATCCGTTCCCTTCTTAGGCAAATCCTTTCTTCCTTCCTTTAATGAAGGAACGGTGACCATTAACTTAAGGCTTCCCCCAGGGACAGCTCTTGAGGAGACCAATCGGGTGGGTACCATTGCAGAAAAGCTTGTTTTAGAAGTGCCTGAAGTACTCTCTGTTGGGCGCCGAAGCGGGCGCGCAGAGCTTGATGAGCATGCAGAAGGCGTATATTCTTCTGAAATTGATATTGATTTAAAATCATCAAAGCGCTCGCGAGAAGAAGTCTTAAGTGATCTCCGCAGGCGCCTTGCAACCCTTCCAAATGCAGTCATCAATATTGGGCAGCCAATTTCTCACCGCTTAGATCATTTGCTCTCAGGGGTAAGAGCAGAGCTTGCCATTAAAATTTTTGGAGAGGAGCTTAATCAACTTAGAGAAAGTGCTGATAAAGTGAAGTCTCTGATGAAGGACATCAAAGGTATAACGGATTTGCAGGTTGAACAAATAACCTTAATCCCTCAAGTCCAAATTATTCCTAAAAGAGAAGAAGCCCTGAAGTATGGCATTAATGTTAATACCTTAGGAGAAACAATTGAAACCCTTTTATCAGGAAAAATTGTAACTCAAATTTTAGAAGGGGCTAGAAGATACAATCTTGTTGTTCGTTTGCCCGTAGCAGAAAGAGCAGATCTTGATAAAATCCGTAATATGCTTATTGACTCCCCTGCAGGCAAAATTCCTTTATGGTTTGTGGCTGACATTCAAGAAACCCAAGGGCCTAATCAAATAAGCAGGGACAACACCCAAAGGCGTATCGTTGTCTTTGCTAATACCAAAGATCGCGCTTTAGGCGATGTTGCAGAAGATGTTCAAAAAAAGCTTCTATCTCTCAAGCTCCCTGAAGGGTATTTTATCAAGTTTGAAGGGCAGTTTGAAAGTCAGAAGTCAGCAACCCAGCTTATCTTCCTTTTGTCTCTTCTCTCGCTCATGGGTATTTTTATCCTTCTTAATAGCCACTTTAAATCAGCCCCGCTCACGCTCATTATTATGGCGAATGTGCCTATGGCTTTGATTGGAAGTGTTGTTGCAATCTGGGTGACCAATCAAACACTCTCAGTTGCAAGCCTTGTTGGCTTTATCACGTTGACTGGCATTGCAACTCGCAATGGCATTTTGAAGATTTCTCACTACCTTCATTTAATGAAATATGAAGGAGAGAAGTTTACAAAAGAGATGATCATTCGTGGCTCCCTTGAGAGATTATCCCCTGTTCTTATGACAGCACTTGTTGCAGCTTTTGCTCTTATTCCCCTTTTAATAGGAGGCGATCAACCCGGAAAAGAAATTCTTCATCCTGTAGCAGCCGTGATATTTGGTGGCTTGATCTCCTCAACCTTACTCGATACGATCTTAACACCTGTTGTGTTCTGGCTTGTAGGGCAACGTTTGATAGAAACGCAAAAACTTATTATTGAAGAGGAGAAAAACTAA
- a CDS encoding efflux RND transporter periplasmic adaptor subunit has product MNKIFNLVAIYVFAFLLFTFEVLAHGSEDHGESKPSPQESTSTLDSVPTDLSLLQRVFIPQQKQRAANLKVIQAQDIDRPQYVLLPAKVVASPNGYAQVHVPQSSRVVADPTYPMPTTGDKVEANQVIAIVEPLVSSVDLTDKKTELYKIEGEIAQLERDVERLTTLGKFSARKKLEDAKTDLESAKKRKQQILTTGLGRELIRASIAGILSDSHLLPGQIVQPGQPIAEIVDPASFQIEAYTYDYTLTNQIKEASLRSPLEPEKVYPLTLKGLSPKVGENDQARHILFSIKETAPALMIGEFVDVMISLPSTFKKVVIPQTALFKNGKTYNVFILAEPELILSRPIQVGIFFEDKAEILEGLKAGERIIENVETLARALKK; this is encoded by the coding sequence ATGAACAAAATCTTTAATTTAGTGGCAATCTATGTCTTTGCGTTTTTGCTCTTTACCTTTGAAGTACTTGCCCATGGGAGTGAAGACCATGGCGAAAGTAAGCCTTCTCCGCAGGAAAGTACCTCGACCTTAGATTCCGTCCCCACTGATTTAAGTCTGCTTCAAAGAGTCTTTATACCTCAACAAAAGCAACGTGCGGCTAATCTTAAGGTTATCCAAGCACAAGATATAGACCGTCCTCAGTATGTGCTTCTCCCTGCTAAAGTTGTTGCAAGCCCTAATGGCTATGCTCAAGTGCATGTTCCTCAATCTTCAAGAGTAGTTGCAGATCCAACTTATCCTATGCCCACGACAGGAGATAAAGTTGAGGCCAATCAAGTAATTGCTATTGTTGAGCCTCTTGTGAGTTCAGTTGATTTAACGGACAAGAAGACAGAGCTTTATAAAATTGAAGGTGAGATTGCACAACTTGAAAGAGATGTTGAACGACTAACCACTTTAGGAAAATTTTCTGCCCGTAAAAAGCTTGAAGATGCAAAGACAGATTTAGAAAGCGCTAAAAAGCGAAAGCAACAAATCTTAACAACTGGCCTTGGGCGCGAGCTTATCCGTGCGTCTATTGCAGGCATCCTTAGTGATTCACATCTCTTGCCAGGGCAAATTGTTCAACCAGGACAGCCTATTGCAGAAATTGTAGATCCTGCTTCTTTTCAAATTGAGGCCTACACTTATGATTACACTCTCACCAATCAAATTAAAGAAGCTTCTCTCAGATCTCCTTTGGAGCCTGAGAAAGTTTATCCCTTAACCCTTAAAGGCTTAAGCCCAAAAGTTGGTGAGAATGATCAAGCCCGTCATATTTTATTTAGCATAAAAGAAACAGCTCCTGCGCTCATGATAGGAGAGTTCGTCGATGTGATGATCTCGCTTCCTTCAACCTTTAAAAAAGTTGTCATCCCCCAAACAGCCCTTTTTAAAAATGGTAAGACTTATAATGTATTTATCCTTGCAGAACCTGAGCTTATTCTTTCACGCCCCATTCAAGTTGGGATATTCTTTGAAGATAAAGCTGAAATTCTTGAGGGGTTAAAAGCTGGTGAGCGTATTATTGAAAATGTTGAGACGCTGGCAAGAGCTCTTAAGAAATAG